Part of the Woronichinia naegeliana WA131 genome, CAGCCTGGGCGGGAGGATTTACCCAGATCGGCATTTTGCCCCATACCCAACCCGTCCTTGATCAGCCCGCGATCCTGGCCTTATTACAGGATAAATTGGCTCAGTTAAATCAAAAGACCTTGCCTCAAGTTCAGTTTTGGGGAAGTTTAACGTTAGGGGAAAAAGGAGAACAACTGAGTGAATTAGGGGAATTGGCCCAGGCGGGGGTTCAGGGTTTTATGACCCATAAACCGTTAGAAAATTTGGCTCTGTTACGTCGTGCCTTGGAATATTTACAGCCCTTGGGAAAACCCTTGGCTCTGGTTCCTATCAATAGCAGTTTGCAAGACAACGGAGTGATGAGAGAAGGCCCGGCGGCCATTCGCTTAGGGTTGCCCAGTGAACCCGATATGGCCGAAACCACGGCGATCGCCACCATCCTAGAAATGGTAGGAGAATACCGAACCCCTGTACATTTTATGCGGCTATCAACTGCCAGAGGGGTCGATTTAGTCGCCCAGGGCAAGGCCCAACAATTACCAATTACCGCCAGCGTTAACTGGATGCACCTATTATGGAACACTGATCAGCTTGAAAGTTATGATCCCAACTTACGACTGGCTCCTCCCCTTGGCAATGAAACGGATCGTTTGGCCTTAATTCAAGGCCTGAAATCTGGGATCATTGATGCGATCGCCGTTGACCATCGGGCCTACACCTACGAAGAAAAAACCCTCGCTTTTGCTGAAGCTCCTCCAGGGGCGATCGGGCTAGAATTGGCCTTACCCTGTCTTTGGCGAGGATTAGTCACGACGGGAATGCTAACAGCCTTGGAACTGTGGCAAGCCTTGAGTCTTCATTCCTGCCATTGTTGGGGACTAAACAGCGATGAACCAACCGCTAGATATGTATTATTTGATCCCCAAGCCGTTTGGACAGTGGATGGAACAAACCTCAAAACCCTAGGACGTAATACCCCTTATTTAGGACAAACTCTTCAAGGTAAAGTGCAAAATATTTTCCTGGCTCCTCAACCAGAGCGTGTTATCAATCAGCAATTCTAAATTTGCGCTGTAGCAAGGGTTTCAGCCCATATTCCGTACTGATTAAGAGGAAGTAAAAAATAAACTCAGAAATAGCGACGGAATAGACAGGGCTTGCTGAAAAAAAGCTAAAACCCTTATAGAGAAAAGAGTGTAGCCATAAAAACAACGTCAAAGATGCAGGAAAATAAGCTAGAATGAGTCGGAAACCTTGCATCCCTCCCCTCAACAGTATGTATCGCAAAGAACAGTACACAGAAAAAACACTGGAAAACTTCAAAAACCTGTTTGAGGGGAAATTGGACGAAGAAAATCGTTGGATAAAAATGTCAAAAATGATTCCCTGGGAGGAATTTGAAGGAGAATATGCTAAAAATTTCAAAGAAAAAAAAGGAGCACCAGCAAAGTCATTTAGAATAGCATTAGGGGCATTAATCATTAAAGAAATGTTAGGAATAAGTGATAGAGAAACAGTAGGGTGCATCCCACTTAAGATAATACATTGACACTCAAAAGAGGAGAGTGATTGAGATAAGCACATCGTAGCCGAAGAATACGAGAAACATTATGAAGATGCCAACGTGCTCCCGACAATTTAACCCTAGCTCCCACCTGTTTAATCTTAGACTCCACATCACCAGAACCAATCACAATACCAAGCTGTTGATAGTATTGGTAATCAGGGATACGCTGATAATGCTTCGTCAAATAGGCTTGAAAATTCTTTGCCCTCTTGCTTTTGACTCCATCAAACGCATCTATTGCCCTGACTTTTCCCGTTAAGTCCAAAATCCAGCAATGCAAACTTCTAGAGGCTTTATCTGGCAAGGGTTTGAGTAATGATTCTCTTGACAGGAAAAAAATATTCTGAAGCCATCATCCCGCTTATCGTTCAAATTTCAAAAACAAAGGATGAAGGGAGTATGAGACTGTAAAATGGAGAAAATCTTAAAGGGCAGGTCAAAAAATGTTGGAATGGTGGACAAAAAACTTTGCCAGTTGTGAATTGGGAGACGAGAGGCTAAACAATCGTGCCTTCTCGATTGGGAAAAAGTTAAGTGAGGGGTTTGGAAAAGCCTTATCAGAAGTGTTTAAGGGAGGAAACGAGTTAAAGAGGGCCTATGAATTTTTGGGAATCCGAAAACAGACTTTGTCAAGATAATAGAGCCGCACTGTGAAATGACAACTGCCGCCGTAGAAGAATATAAGATAATGCTATCAGTCGGAGATACGACCTTCTTAGATTATCGCAATATCAAGGAAAAAAGGGAAGGGTATGGGCCGACTGGAAAAGGAGGGAATGGATTAATACTGCATAGTGCTTTAGCAATTGAGCCAGAAAAAGGACAAGTATTAGGTTTATTATGGCAAAAACTGTGGAATAGGGAGGTAAAAGAAAAGCCCCCAACAGATGAAACGGCGAAGCAGAAAAAAGAAAGACAGAAAGAACAAAGAAAAGCAGCTCGTCAAAGACCATTTGAGGAAAAAGAATCCTACAAATGGGTAGAGGCTCTAAACACCTGTGAGAAACAGGTAGAAAGTTCAACGAGGGTAATTCATGTATTTGACAGAGAAGGAGATGTTTCAGAAGTCTTTGACTCAGTGCGTCAACTCAAGCATACAGGAGTGCTGGTCAGAGCGTCTCATAATCGTAGTTTAGACAAAAATAGTGAACGACTTTGGCAACATTTGGAATCAGAACCGATTCGTTTTCATCAAGAAATCGAGATTCCGAGTACAGGAAAAAGAAAAGCACGGAAGGTTAAGCTTGCCGTCCGATTTTGCTCAGTTAATCTACGAACTCCCTATCGTTTTGATAATCGTGACCCGTTGAATGTCTATGCTGTTTATGCGACAGAAATCGATTGTCCCGAAGGCGAAACTCCTTTATCTTGGATGCTTCTGACTACAGAAGTTGTTGAGACTATTGAGATGGCTGTCACTATTCTTCGTTGGTACACCTACCGATGGCGGGTTGAAGAATTTCATAAAGTCCTTAAGTCTGGTTGTCAGAGTGAGCGTTATCGACTTGCCTCTGATGGAATGAAAACTCTTTTGGGTTTTTTAAGTGTCATTGCTGTTGAACTTTTACACGTTACTTATCTTCATCGTACCCAGCCCGATGCTCTCGCGATTGAAATTCTTAATCCTCTTCAACTTCAGGTGTTAAAAGCAGCCGCCTCTCAAAAACTTCCCCCTATTTTGACTGTTGCTTGGGCTGTCGAGTCTGTTGCTTTTCTTGGTGGTTATCTTGAACATCGTCGTAAAACTCCTCTCGGTATCCAAGTCCTTTGGCGCGGTTGGTTGAAGTTGCATGACCTTTGCCAAGGCTGGCAGCTTGCAATCCGCACTTAACGGGAAAAGTCAGATCTATTGCCTTGTTCACAAAACCCCGCCACAGTAAATGCTCCACTGCTTCTAGCCGTTTGAGAGAGCCACCCACTTTGAACAGATTCTCCTTGAGATGATACCAATCCAACACCTCTCGTCGTATCAGCCACGATTGAGTGGCGAAACTCTCTACCGCATTCCAGATTGCGGGATGACCATCTCCCAAAAAGGTCACTATTGGGGACAAAGGTTGAACATTGCTCCAATTCTTTAAGCCCTCTGGGTCTTGGAAAAAGGCTTCACAGACATTGCCATGAAGACTCACCAGTTTATAATCTCGCCACTGTCCCCCTTCCTTCTCCTCGCCCCGCAGACAAATCTTTCCCCCATCTATACTGACCCCCGCACTCTCTGACTGAGCTTGAGCTAAGGGCAGTTCTGTCCGTTCTACCAAGCGATGTAAACTGCTATGTCCTACTTTTATCCCCATCAACTCCTCTATATCTTCTTCTGCTTGTTGGTAGGATGTTTTCGCACTGGCTCTTAGACAGCATTTCTCTAAACCTGGACTTAAGACGATTTTTGGCGACACCTTTAGTTTTCTGGCTTGTTTTTGGCTTATTTCCACTTCTCCGACTAGGGTTTTGATTTTTCGCTTGTTTCCAGACCGTTTTTTTCCCCCTTCTGAAAAAAAAACTCCCCCATTGTTGGCCCCACAATTTCTAACATCTGGGTTCTGACTTCTACTTCGATGCTTCCAAAGTCCTTCTGTTTCTCTGGTTCCGTATATTTGCGCAGGATACGGGCTGATTCGGTGAGATGCTGTTTTAACAGTGCTTTTTCTTCTGGGGGAATCGGTAACATACTTTTTTCGCTCATCAGTTTTTTTCCATTTTACCCCAGATTCTATGTACTACTTTATCCGGGATGTACCCAACAGTAGAGCAAATAAAAGAAAATCCGTATTTACAATACTTTATCGAAATAGGGCTTGCTGAAAAAGTCAAAAAACGAAAGAAATGTGGGTTAGGGAAGTATGGACTGAAAAAGCATAGATAACTTATCCTTATGGAAACAAATCAAAATACAGATTTTGTTTAATCTATTGTTCCTTTCTGTCTAAAAAGGTCAACACAAATCACTCCTCACAAAAGAGAGGAAAATTAACACCATTTTTCACAAGAAAAACGACTCTACAACTTTTTACTTTTTGTCTTCTGAACTGGACAGTGGGAAGTTTATGGATGCCAGATAAGGTAATGACTATGCGACGAAAGTAAGCATATCAGGGCTTGGGGAAGAGGCAAGTTTAGCGGTAAGGAATTTAGGCAAAAGCAGACTGGGTGGACTTTGAGGAAAAATCATTTGGGCTTGATGTTGAAGGGCTAGTTGAGCAATCCGTTCACTAGGGTAGGGCTTGCTGAATAAGTATAGAACCCTTGCCAGATAATGCTTTCAAGCATTTTAAAAACGATCAGGTGCAAGGTTATGGCCTTTGGAGGCTCAAAGCCCATGCACGTCGTTGGAAAACTGGGGGTTGAAATTGGAAACTACTCTCTGAAGTCACCATTTTTCGCCTCCTGTGGCATCTAGGTTCGTTTTGTGGACTTTTTCAGCAGACCCTATTTAGGTTATTCATTTTTACTGTTGATTCTATCTAAGACAAGACTCCATTTTAGAACTTTATTGACATTTTTTATCCTTGCCCGAAATCAATGCACAAGTACCGATACTAGCTCGCGTGAACTAGTGCTCCTCTTCGACAACCTGCGGAATGTGGGTTGTATGACGATTTATCAGTTTTTCTAGATGTTCTCGTTCTTTTGCTTCCAACTTTAACTCTTTGGGGGCTAATCGGGGCATGACTTTTTCTCCTATATACCTATATTTATCTTTTTATCGGTTGCCTAATAATAGTATCTTAACTTACGCCTTAGACTACTAGGAAGAATTCGAGACAGCGAGAGAAACTGAGTCGTCAAGAATAAAATCTAAAAGATGATGCCAGCTTTCAAAGAACAGATATTTGGTCAAAGAATATCTTGAAAGAATCCCTTACGAGTGCCGCGTTGGACGCGAATTCTCTGGTAACGTTCATCAACCAAACCTAAAACCGTGTGCAAGAGAAAAGCCAGCAAATTCAGGGTAAGCAAAACAGAGGCGAGGTGTTGTTTACCATGCCCAAAATTATGCTCTAAGTGATAGCCTCGATTTTTGAGAATATTGTGATTCTCGTTCTCAGTACGCCAACGAGTCCGTCCAGCACGACAGACATCAAGAAAGATGTGAGGGGTCAGGGCGAACGCATCTAAAAATGATACAGATGCAAGAACATTATAGAGGGATGGATAAGGGAAAATAAGGAAAAGTGCATAGAAAACAAAAGCGATGAAACTCCGACCCAAATATAGACTGGTAGAACACTTTGCCGAAATAGATGACCCTCGCATCGAACGAACAAAACGGCATAAACTCATTGATATTCTAACGATTGCCATCTTAGCCGTCATTTGTGGAGCAGAAGGTTGGGTAGCCATGGAAAGTTTCGGCAAGGCTAAACATCAATGGCTAAAAAAAATTTTGGAATTGCCGAATGGCATCCCCTCCGACGATACGTTTGCGCGTGTATTTGCTAGTCTGAATCCAGAGCAATTTCAAGACTGTTTTCTGCATTGGGTCAAAAGTATAGCGGAGGTAAGTGAAGGGGAAGTGATAGCGATTGACGGCAAAACCCTTCGCCACTCCTATGATAATGCCAACGGAAAGGGCGCAATTCAGATGGTAAGTGCATGGGCAACAGCAAATCGTCTAGTACTAGGACAGTGCAAGGTGGAAAGCAAATCGAATGAAATCACGGCGATACCCAAACTCCTGAAAATGCTAGAGGTCAAAGGTTGTATCGTAACGATTGATGCCATGGGAACTCAGACAAAGATTGCCCAACAGATAGTAGGGCGAGGGGGAGATTATGTTTTGGCATTGAAAGGCAATCAAGGTAATCTATGTGAGGATGTTGAACAATTATTTGCTCATGCTCAATCGGTTAATTTTGCGGGAATTAAGCATGATTTTCATCAAACAATAGACAAGGGACATGGACGGATTGAAATTCGCCGTTGCTGGACGATGGAACAAACAGAATTTTTGCTGGGTGGGGAAAAATGGGCAAAGTTGACGAGCATCTGTATGATTAAAGCGGAGAGACGATTGAAAGACAAAACAGAGTATGAGACTCGCTACTATATCAGTAGCCTGCCGAGTAATGCTCAAAAATTATCCCAATCTGTTCGTAGTCATTGGTTGATAGAAAACTCTTTACATTGGGTTCTAGACTTGGCCTTCAACGAGGATGCTTGTCGCATTCGTAAGGATTTTGCTCCTGAGAATTTAGCCGTCTTACGCCATATCGCTCTTAACTTGCTCACAAAGGAAAATACTCTGAAACTTGGTATCAAGAATAAACGGCTACGCGCTGGTTGGGACGAGGACTATCTCCTTAAGGTTTTACTCGGATAAGATGCGTTTGCCCTGTAATTGACAGGAACTGACAATCCCTGCCCGTCGGTCTAATATAGGGTAACCAGCAATTCTAAATTTGCGCTGTAACAAGGGTTTCAGGTTTTAGTTCGCGTAATATGGGGTAAAGTTCAACGGGATTAACAAGTTCATTTTACGAGTCTTCCGGCTTTTAGGCACAGTAGTACGTGTAGAATTGCCCCCAAAACCCCCTTTGAAATGTTCTTTAAATCCCTAAAAGCCTTGCTGTGTCTAAAACTGAGAATTGCTGTAGGATAACCGCGTTTATACCCTTGACTACCTTTTTGTGTTTACCTGAGTAAAAGTAATCGATTAACTCAGCCTTGGGAACTGGTATCGTCTGATCAAAGTTGGAAAAAGTTAAGTAGTCATGCAAAATTAATTACCTATACAGACAAGTGCTATAATAGCCTAAATCAAAAGTAATGATACCATATAAAAAATCAAAAAGGAGATGACTATGAAGTTTATTTGTGATTTAAGTTGGGACACAAAGAAAATGCTAGAACGCATTTACAAGCAAAGTAAGCATCATCAAACAAGACAACGTGCAAAGTGCCTTCTATTGAGCTTAAAAGGAACGCCAATAAAAGAGCTAATGAAAATATTTGAAGTAACAAGAAAGACAATTTACAATTGGTTTAGTTCTTGGGAAGAAAATAAATTGTTAGGGCGGTATGAGCGTGCGGGTCGAGGCAGAAAGCCAAAGTTAACAAAAGAACAAGAAAAACAAGTAAAAGAGTGGGTAAAAGAGGATCCTAAAAATCTAAAGAATGTCCAAATTAAAACAGAGAAAGAATGGGACTATAAAATCAGTAAAGATAAAATTAAAAGAACTATAAAAAAGTTTGATATGAGATGGAAAAGAATGAAGAGTGGTCTGAGCAAAAGTGCTGCGGCATAGGAGTTAGAGGTGAAATTACCTAAAATAAAAGAGCTAAAAGAACAAGATGAAAAAGGAGAAATTGATCTGAGATACTTTGATGAAGCAGGCTGGGGAATGAGAGCTTGTATTTCTTATGGGTGGCAAGAAAAAGATGAGTCAGTAATATTAAAAGATGTAGAAGGAAAAAGAATTGATGTAATAGGTGTAATGAACGTAAGAAATGAGTTATATTATGAGCAGCATGAAAAAAATATTAACAGTGAAATGATAATTAGTTTTATTGATAGATTTTAGTGAAAAGATAGAGAAGAAAACAGTATTGTTGATGGATCAAGCAACAATACACACAAGTGACAAAATAATGGAAAAAATAGAAGAGTGGAAAAAGAAAAATCTAGAAATATTTTGGTTGCCAGCTTATTCACCAAAGTTAAATTTAATTGAAATACTATGGAAATTCATAAAATATGAATGGGTAGAAGTAAGTGCGTATGAAAGCAAAAAGAGTTTACGCAATTACCTCACAAAAGTGCTTGAAGGCTTCGGGACTGACTATGTAATTAATTTTGCATGATCACTTATGGTGTAAGGCTTTGAGAAAATAGAAAAATAGTTTAAGACTAGACATCGGCCCGTTTTTATTATACTATTATTATTGTCATTATATCAAAGAAGAAGGAAACAGAAAACAATGTCAATAATCAAAATTTCCCCGCCGCAAGCGGACGGGGTATGGAAAATGTTTTGCTCGCAAACCGACGGTTTTCATTGCAACTTTAATTTTTTCGCTGCGAGCAGCGGGGAATTTACCCGATAGAGATTAAAGAAAAGCTCTATGGAAATCCTGAATGATGTTGGCTTGTGCCAAGAGAAAGAGGATGCCTTATTCAAGACAGCAATTCCAAATTCAGAATGTAGTCCAAGATACAAAAGCCTTGAAGTGCTTACGGTCAAGGGGTTTTGTATCAATATGTGGAATCAGCGTAATGCTCTATTTAGGGCTTGCTGAAAAAAGCTGAAACCTTTACGGAGAAAAATAGTAGGCGAATTAAGAACCGCTAGAATGCACGAAAATAGGGTAGAATGCCTCAAAACCATTGCATTAAGAAGAGAGAAAGCAGATGTACCGAAAGCAACAGTACTCAATTGAAACACCAGAAAACTTGAAAAATCTGTTCGGCGGGCAGTTAGACGAAGAAAATCGTTGGATAGAAATGTCAAAAATGATTCCCTGGGAAGAATATGAGGAAGAATATGCAAAAAACTTCACAGAAAAAAAAGGAGCCCCAGCCAAATCATTTAGAATGGCATTAGGAGCATTAATTATCAAAGAAATTTCAGGAAAAAGTGACAGAGAAACAGTAGAACAAATAAAAGAGAACCCTTATTTACAGTACTTTATAGGAATGGAAAGCTATAGTAGCAAAGAAGCATTTAATGCGTCAATGATGGTTCATTTTCGTAAAAAAATAGGAATGGAATTAATAAATAAAATTAATAAAGAAATAGAAAAAAAGCGACGGGTGTAGCGTCAGGAAAAAAAAGAAAATGAAGGAAAGTTACTGTTAGATGCGACTTGTACACCAGCAGATATAAAATATCCAACGGATATAGGAATATTGAATGATGCCAGAGAAAAAACAGAAAAAATAATAGATAAGCTGTACTGACTTTTCCCGTTAAGTGCGGATTGCAAGCTGCCAGCCTTGGCAAAGGTCATGCAACTTCAACCAACCGCGCCAAAGGACTTGGATACCGAGAGGAGTTTTACGACGATGTTCAAGATAACCACCAAGAAAAGCAACAGACTCGACAGCCCAAGCAACAGTCAAAATAGGGGGAAGTTTTTGAGAGGCGGCTGCTTTTAACACCTGAAGTTGAAGAGGATTAAGAATTTCAATCGCGAGAGCATCGGGCTGGGTACGATGAAGATAAGTAACGTGTAAAAGTTCAACAGCAATGACACTTAAAAAACCCAAAAGAGTTTTCATTCCATCAGAGGCAAGTCGATAACGCTCACTCTGACAACCAGACTTAAGGACTTTATGAAATTCTTCAACCCGCCATCGGTAGGTGTACCAACGAAGAATAGTGACAGCCATCTCAATAGTCTCAACAACTTCTGTAGTCAGAAGCATCCAAGATAAAGGAGTTTCGCCTTCGGGACAATCGATTTCTGTCGCATAAACAGCATAGACATTCAACGGGTCACGATTATCAAAACGATAGGGAGTTCGTAGATTAACTGAGCAAAATCGGACGGCAAGCTTAACCTTCCGTGCTTTTCTTTTTCCTGTACTCGGAATCTCGATTTCTTGATGAAAACGAATCGGTTCTGATTCCAAATGTTGCCAAAGTCGTTCACTATTTTTGTCTAAACTACGATTATGAGACGCTCTGACCAGCACTCCTGTATGCTTGAGTTGACGCACTGAGTCAAAGACTTCTGAAACATCTCCTTCTCTGTCAAATACATGAATTACCCTCGTTGAACTTTCTACCTGTTTCTCACAGGTGTTTAGAGCCTCTACCCATTTGTAGGATTCTTTTTCCTCAAATGGTCTTTGACGAGCTGCTTTTCTTTGTTCTTTCTGTCTTTCTTTTTTCTGCTTCGCCGTTTCATCTGTTGGGGGCTTTTCTTTTACCTCCCTATTCCACAGTTTTTGCCATAATAAACCTAATACTTGTCCTTTTTCTGGCTCAATTGCTAAAGCACTATGCAGTATTAATCCATTCCCTCCTTTTCCAGTCGGCCCATACCCTTCCCTTTTTTCCTTGATATTGCGATAATCTAAGAAGGTCGTATCTCCGACTGATAGCATTATCTTATATTCTTCTACGGCGGCAGTTGTCATTTCACAGTGCGGCTCTATTATCTTGACAAAGTCTGTTTTCGGATTCCCAAAAATTCATAGGCCCTCTTTAACTCGTTTCCTCCCTTAAACACTTCTGATAAGGCTTTTCCAAACCCCTCACTTAACTTTTTCCCAATCGAGAAGGCACGATTGTTTAGCCTCTCGTCTCCCAATTCACAACTGGCAAAGTTTTTTGTCCACCATTCCAACATTTTTTGACCTGCCCTTTAAGATTTTCTCCATTTTACAGTCTCATACTCCCTTCATCCTTTGTTTTTGAAATTTGAACGATAAGCGGGATGATGGCTTCAGAATATTTTTTTCCTGTCAAGAGAATCATTACTCAAACCCTTGCCAGATAAAGCCTCTAGAAGTTTGCATTGCTGGATTTTGGACTTAACGGGAAAAGTCAGATAAGCTGTATGAAGAAATAAAAGAGAAAAGGAAAGAAAAGCCGAGGACT contains:
- a CDS encoding dihydroorotase; amino-acid sequence: MSESQVLQQIRCLDPKTNRDQRCDIWIRDGRIQSLDLTTIALDQLPSNTVWIDGSNLILAPGLVDLYSYSGEPGLEDRETLASLMAAAWAGGFTQIGILPHTQPVLDQPAILALLQDKLAQLNQKTLPQVQFWGSLTLGEKGEQLSELGELAQAGVQGFMTHKPLENLALLRRALEYLQPLGKPLALVPINSSLQDNGVMREGPAAIRLGLPSEPDMAETTAIATILEMVGEYRTPVHFMRLSTARGVDLVAQGKAQQLPITASVNWMHLLWNTDQLESYDPNLRLAPPLGNETDRLALIQGLKSGIIDAIAVDHRAYTYEEKTLAFAEAPPGAIGLELALPCLWRGLVTTGMLTALELWQALSLHSCHCWGLNSDEPTARYVLFDPQAVWTVDGTNLKTLGRNTPYLGQTLQGKVQNIFLAPQPERVINQQF
- a CDS encoding transposase codes for the protein MLEWWTKNFASCELGDERLNNRAFSIGKKLSEGFGKALSEVFKGGNELKRAYEFLGIRKQTLSR
- a CDS encoding IS4 family transposase, translated to MTTAAVEEYKIMLSVGDTTFLDYRNIKEKREGYGPTGKGGNGLILHSALAIEPEKGQVLGLLWQKLWNREVKEKPPTDETAKQKKERQKEQRKAARQRPFEEKESYKWVEALNTCEKQVESSTRVIHVFDREGDVSEVFDSVRQLKHTGVLVRASHNRSLDKNSERLWQHLESEPIRFHQEIEIPSTGKRKARKVKLAVRFCSVNLRTPYRFDNRDPLNVYAVYATEIDCPEGETPLSWMLLTTEVVETIEMAVTILRWYTYRWRVEEFHKVLKSGCQSERYRLASDGMKTLLGFLSVIAVELLHVTYLHRTQPDALAIEILNPLQLQVLKAAASQKLPPILTVAWAVESVAFLGGYLEHRRKTPLGIQVLWRGWLKLHDLCQGWQLAIRT
- a CDS encoding ISAs1 family transposase — translated: MKLRPKYRLVEHFAEIDDPRIERTKRHKLIDILTIAILAVICGAEGWVAMESFGKAKHQWLKKILELPNGIPSDDTFARVFASLNPEQFQDCFLHWVKSIAEVSEGEVIAIDGKTLRHSYDNANGKGAIQMVSAWATANRLVLGQCKVESKSNEITAIPKLLKMLEVKGCIVTIDAMGTQTKIAQQIVGRGGDYVLALKGNQGNLCEDVEQLFAHAQSVNFAGIKHDFHQTIDKGHGRIEIRRCWTMEQTEFLLGGEKWAKLTSICMIKAERRLKDKTEYETRYYISSLPSNAQKLSQSVRSHWLIENSLHWVLDLAFNEDACRIRKDFAPENLAVLRHIALNLLTKENTLKLGIKNKRLRAGWDEDYLLKVLLG